In one Silene latifolia isolate original U9 population chromosome 10, ASM4854445v1, whole genome shotgun sequence genomic region, the following are encoded:
- the LOC141607109 gene encoding non-specific lipid-transfer protein 1-like: MASSGLTKFVCALFLCMVLAAPYTEATITCGTVSSSLSSCLSYLTGKGPSTSACCSGISHLNSIATTTTDRQAACNCLKSLASGITGLNYNNAASLPGQCGVNIPYKISPTTNCAQVQ, translated from the exons ATGGCTAGCTCTGGTTTAACCAAATTTGTTTGTGCCTTGTTCTTGTGCATGGTGTTGGCTGCACCATACACTGAGGCCACTATCACTTGTGGCACGGTGAGCTCCTCACTTTCATCATGCCTCAGTTATTTAACCGGAAAGGGACCGTCAACTAGTGCTTGTTGTAGTGGCATTAGCCACCTCAATAGCATTGCTACTACCACCACGGACCGTCAAGCTGCATGCAATTGCCTTAAGTCATTAGCCTCTGGAATCACCGGTCTCAACTATAACAATGCAGCTTCCCTCCCTGGCCAGTGTGGTGTTAACATTCCTTACAAGATTAGCCCTACCACTAACTGTGCTCA GGTGCAGTAA